The Doryrhamphus excisus isolate RoL2022-K1 chromosome 1, RoL_Dexc_1.0, whole genome shotgun sequence genome includes a window with the following:
- the frs3 gene encoding fibroblast growth factor receptor substrate 2 translates to MGSCWSCLYRDPIRDNHLTKFKVVNVDDEGNELGSGIMELTQTELILHTRKRDAIRWPYLCLRRYGYDSNLFSFESGRRCQTGQGIFAFKCARAEEIFNLLQELMQCNSINVVEESMMMTRSGHTAEMEMSHTPQTPNTPAFPVQAFPNGYPGYPIRGESSQPSLAEEHGHNLMGLEDQTHTYVNTVTMEGDLAMRHCVHALPEVRPSTFPETTRGAMPGAGQGNTQSNLRCCPLEEHKDPQVFLQPSSQEVKFMLGPTPAQRHLQRERERERERLAHGPHSLQPAEGATGSETDGDEPSLQMCNSLSYHHFHHHPHRHPCHEHPDSCQSAELTYENINGLRSSRKQRLSPSSVSQSVGSSSSSSTGDSHPHSLLHPHRPSSLPPQGYGCERAMGGGHRRTALLNYENLPSLPPVWEYSALQRDDEQEEEDDEADEEEYEEEEEDFDEYEFSEGPETTNGYHQDGRGIHRDALQNYVNTEQVQPPRLRHSCPPHPRPCQPDRGGRIFSFDFRRRSRSGVGACEHGHMPQPRLNYIQVDLKGEALGGGGGGPPQHQRLPPKKCGPQAPRRSECYAVIDLKKTAAMSNLQKALPRDDGTSRKTRHNSTDLPL, encoded by the exons GTCGTCAATGTGGACGATGAAGGCAATGAGCTGGGCTCTGGCATCATGGAGCTCACTCAGACCGAGCTCATTCTTCACACACGCAAGAGGGACGCCATCAGGTGGCCGTACCTCTGCCTGCGCCGCTACGGCTACGACTCCAACTTGTTTTCTTTTGAGAGCGGCCGCCGCTGTCAGACTGGACAGG GGATCTTCGCCTTCAAGTGCGCTCGCGCTGAGGAGATCTTCAACCTGCTCCAGGAGCTGATGCAATGCAACAGCATCAACGTGGTGGAGGAGTCCATGATGATGACTCGCAGCGGCCACACGGCAGAAATGGAGATGTCTCACACACCGCAGACTCCCAATA CTCCAGCATTCCCCGTGCAGGCTTTTCCCAACGGATACCCCGGTTATCCAATCAGAGGAGAGTCCTCCCAGCCTTCCCTTGCCGAGGAACACGGACACAACCTCATGGGCTTGGAAGACCAG ACACACACCTACGTGAACACTGTGACCATGGAGGGCGATCTTGCCATGCGTCACTGCGTGCACGCCCTCCCTGAGGTGCGGCCCAGCACTTTCCCAGAAACGACACGCGGGGCCATGCCAGGTGCGGGTCAAGGGAATACTCAGTCCAACCTGCGGTGCTGCCCCCTGGAGGAGCATAAAGATCCTCAGGTGTTCCTCCAGCCGTCATCACAGGAGGTGAAGTTCATGCTGGGCCCCACGCCAGCGCAGCGCCATCTTCAAAGAGAGAGGGAACGCGAGAGGGAGCGGCTCGCTCACGGCCCCCACAGCCTtcagccagcagagggcgcaacAGGCTCAGAGACGGACGGAGACGAGCCCTCCTTGCAGATGTGCAACTCCCTCTCCTATCACCACTTCCATCATCACCCACACAGGCACCCGTGCCACGAGCACCCGGACAGCTGCCAGAGCGCCGAGCTGACCTACGAGAACATCAACGGCCTGAGGAGCAGCCGCAAGCAGCGGCTGAGTCCCAGCAGCGTGTCCCAGTCCGTgggctccagcagcagcagcagcaccggAGACAGTCACCCTCACTCCCTCCTGCACCCCCACCGACCGTCCTCGCTTCCCCCGCAAGGCTATGGCTGTGAGAGGGCCATGGGCGGAGGTCACCGCCGGACGGCCTTGCTCAACTACGAGAACCTACCCTCGCTTCCCCCCGTGTGGGAGTACAGCGCCCTGCAGCGTGACGAcgaacaggaagaagaagacgacgagGCAGACGAGGAGGAGTacgaagaggaagaagaagacttTGATGAGTACGAGTTCTCCGAAGGCCCCGAGACCACCAACGGCTACCACCAGGATGGGCGGGGCATCCACAGGGACGCTCTTCAGAACTACGTCAACACAGAGCAGGTGCAGCCGCCAAGGCTGCGACACAGCTGCCCCCCGCATCCAAGGCCATGTCAGCCCGACAGAGGGGGCCGCATTTTTAGCTTTGATTTCCGCAGACGCTCCAGGTCAGGGGTCGGAGCCTGCGAGCACGGCCACATGCCTCAGCCGCGGCTCAACTACATCCAGGTGGACCTCAAGGGAGAAGCTCTTGGTGGCGGCGGGGGCGGCCCGCCGCAGCACCAGCGTCTGCCGCCCAaaaaatgcggcccgcaggctcCCAGGCGCAGCGAATGCTACGCCGTCATTGACCTGAAGAAGACGGCGGCCATGTCCAACCTGCAAAAAGCTCTGCCCAGGGATGACGGCACTTCCAGAAAGACTCGTCACAACAGCACAGACCTGCCTCTGTAG